The Thiohalobacter sp. genome includes a region encoding these proteins:
- a CDS encoding cysteine desulfurase family protein encodes MQGYLDCNATTPLDERVFEAMAPYLRDIHGNPSSVHRFGRQARAGIDQAREQVAALVGVAPGQVIFTSGGTEANNLALWTRCMGRAPGTLVISAIEHASLREPAQAWTRRGWRLHELPVNAEGVVETERLEPLLAKRPALVSVMLANNETGAVQPVAALAAQCRAAGVVMHSDAVQAAGKLVFDFASTGAQLMSLSSHKIYGPKGVGALIFDKALELDPMLVGGGQERGLRAGTENVAGIVGFGKAAELALAERVERIRHMRTLRDHLESRLAGLPQIRVLAQGAPRLPNTVQLLLPGMDGATLLMELDKGGIAVSSGSACAAGKTQPSHVLLAMGVDEASARSAVRVSFGKDTTREEVDRLVDLLAQQAARLSAASGAIGW; translated from the coding sequence ATGCAGGGCTATCTCGACTGCAATGCCACCACGCCCCTCGATGAACGTGTATTCGAGGCCATGGCCCCCTATCTGCGGGACATCCATGGCAACCCGTCCAGCGTGCACCGCTTCGGGCGGCAGGCGCGGGCCGGGATCGACCAGGCGCGCGAGCAGGTCGCCGCGCTGGTCGGGGTGGCGCCCGGACAGGTGATCTTCACCAGCGGCGGCACCGAGGCGAACAATCTGGCCCTGTGGACGCGCTGCATGGGTCGGGCACCGGGCACACTGGTGATCAGCGCCATCGAGCACGCCTCCCTGCGCGAACCGGCGCAGGCCTGGACCCGCCGCGGCTGGCGGCTCCACGAACTGCCGGTAAACGCCGAGGGCGTGGTCGAGACCGAGCGTCTGGAGCCGCTGCTGGCGAAGCGGCCGGCACTCGTCTCGGTGATGCTGGCCAACAACGAGACCGGCGCCGTGCAGCCGGTCGCCGCGCTGGCCGCGCAGTGCCGGGCCGCCGGCGTGGTGATGCACAGCGATGCGGTGCAGGCCGCGGGCAAGCTGGTGTTCGACTTCGCGTCGACCGGCGCGCAACTGATGAGCCTGTCGTCGCACAAGATCTACGGCCCCAAGGGCGTGGGCGCGCTGATATTCGACAAGGCGCTGGAACTGGATCCCATGCTGGTGGGCGGCGGCCAGGAGCGTGGCCTGCGCGCCGGCACCGAGAACGTCGCCGGCATCGTCGGCTTCGGCAAGGCCGCGGAGCTGGCTCTGGCGGAACGGGTGGAACGCATCCGTCACATGCGGACGCTGCGCGACCATCTGGAATCGCGGCTGGCCGGGCTGCCGCAGATCCGGGTGCTGGCGCAGGGCGCGCCGCGGCTGCCCAACACGGTGCAGCTGCTGCTGCCCGGCATGGACGGCGCAACGCTGCTGATGGAGCTGGACAAGGGCGGGATCGCCGTATCCAGCGGTTCGGCCTGCGCTGCGGGCAAGACCCAGCCCAGCCATGTGCTGCTGGCCATGGGTGTGGACGAGGCCAGCGCGCGCAGCGCGGTGCGGGTCAGCTTCGGCAAGGACACGACGCGCGAAGAGGTGGACCGGCTGGTCGACCTGCTGGCGCAACAGGCAGCCCGACTGTCGGCGGCATCCGGTGCCATCGGCTGGTAG
- a CDS encoding Fe-S cluster assembly transcription factor gives MKLTTKGRYAVTAMLDLAMHAGPAPVKLADISERQGISLSYLEQLFTRLRRQGLVTSTRGPGGGYNLARPSDEIAVADVILAVDENVDTTRCGGMGNCHNDQRCLTHELWTELSDQIKGFLSAITLGELMRNGGIKEVAERQDRVQQGGTTEVRVPIGSARG, from the coding sequence ATGAAACTGACGACCAAGGGGCGCTACGCCGTCACCGCCATGCTGGACCTGGCCATGCATGCCGGCCCGGCGCCCGTGAAGCTCGCGGATATCTCCGAGCGGCAGGGCATCTCCCTGTCCTATCTGGAACAGTTGTTCACGCGCCTGCGCCGGCAGGGGCTGGTCACCAGCACCCGCGGTCCGGGTGGCGGCTACAACCTGGCGCGGCCCTCCGACGAGATCGCCGTCGCCGATGTCATCCTCGCGGTCGACGAGAACGTCGATACCACGCGCTGCGGTGGCATGGGCAACTGCCACAACGACCAGCGTTGCCTGACCCACGAACTCTGGACCGAACTCAGTGACCAGATCAAGGGCTTCCTCTCGGCCATCACGCTCGGCGAGCTGATGCGCAACGGCGGCATCAAGGAAGTCGCCGAGCGCCAGGATCGCGTGCAGCAGGGTGGCACCACCGAGGTTAGGGTGCCCATCGGCAGCGCGCGCGGCTGA